Proteins encoded in a region of the Halioglobus maricola genome:
- a CDS encoding DUF481 domain-containing protein, with product MTPSHHFIRILALIFCLIGTEALAQRKTDVVHLYNGDKVTGEIKQLYGGILELSTDSMGRVRIEWPEVARVESKYHYEVRVSDGERLYGSFSNEARPGQLLLTDIFGRHELESLGVVEIRPVEETFIDRLDVYLSGTYGYTNASGVTQLAFNTEVSYEDEKSRNTLSARSEITETDEGSTSSTRINVNRGVWRLNRSDAFRTTFVNYEDNDELDLAYRIGVGAGLGRYVLDSHRTRLVGSGGLQVITEKNLGAETNQDVEAFFNLTYATWKFTTPELNVDLNFTLYPSVTDLGRLRSDSSLRLRWEMIEDLSWDITAWATSDNQVEDSDSYWDYSITTGIGWEF from the coding sequence GTGACACCTTCTCATCACTTCATTCGCATTCTGGCCCTGATATTCTGCCTGATCGGTACCGAGGCTCTGGCCCAACGCAAGACCGATGTTGTCCATTTATACAACGGCGACAAAGTCACCGGCGAGATTAAACAGCTGTATGGTGGCATCCTGGAGCTGAGCACAGACTCCATGGGGCGGGTGCGAATCGAATGGCCGGAGGTCGCCAGGGTTGAGAGCAAATATCACTATGAGGTTCGCGTCAGCGACGGCGAAAGACTTTATGGCTCTTTTTCCAACGAGGCTCGCCCCGGCCAGCTGCTACTCACCGACATTTTCGGCCGTCACGAACTTGAATCGTTGGGCGTGGTGGAGATACGCCCTGTAGAAGAGACCTTCATCGATCGCCTGGACGTGTATCTCTCGGGCACCTATGGCTACACCAACGCCAGTGGCGTGACCCAACTCGCCTTCAATACCGAAGTGAGTTACGAGGACGAAAAATCGCGCAACACCCTCTCTGCCCGTAGCGAAATCACCGAAACCGACGAGGGCAGCACGTCAAGCACACGTATCAATGTCAATCGTGGCGTGTGGCGCCTCAACCGCTCCGATGCTTTCCGCACGACCTTTGTGAACTATGAAGATAACGACGAACTCGATCTGGCCTATCGGATAGGTGTGGGCGCCGGCCTGGGCCGCTATGTTCTTGATTCGCACCGGACCCGCCTCGTCGGATCAGGTGGTCTGCAGGTCATCACCGAAAAAAACCTTGGGGCAGAGACCAATCAGGACGTGGAAGCGTTCTTCAATTTGACCTATGCCACCTGGAAATTCACGACACCCGAGCTCAATGTCGACTTGAACTTCACCCTGTATCCCAGCGTTACCGATTTGGGCCGCCTTCGCAGCGACAGCAGCTTGCGCCTACGCTGGGAAATGATAGAAGACCTGAGCTGGGACATCACCGCCTGGGCGACGAGCGACAACCAGGTTGAGGACAGCGACAGCTACTGGGACTACTCCATCACCACGGGCATCGGCTGGGAATTCTGA